CGGAATGTTTAAAGCAAGGAGCAGAAATCACATTACCAGAAAATGAAATCGGTTACTTAGCGCTGCATTTTGCTGCCTATATTGAACGTCATAAGCAGCGGGATATAGATGTAGCAATTATATATGGCGCACATGCGGTATCGGCGAAATTACTAGCTCATCGAATTGAGGAATTATTTTCTAATTTAAATGTTAAGCGAATTGTGCATATTTCAAATATAAAAAAAGTACAAGATATTGATTTTATTATTGCAAGTGATCGAATTGTTGTTGAAACAGAGATTCCATTTGTTTTGGTCAATGATTTGTTAACTAAAAATGATGTGAAGAAAATTAACTTACAAATTAATCAGCTAGTTTTATCCAATGTGTTAAAAAATAGCGTTTTAGTTCATGGACAATTTTCTAATAAAACAGAAGTTATTAAGCAACTTCTAGTTCAGTTAAAGCAACCAGAAATGTTGGACAATGTCATGGAGCGAGAACGGCTCTCTTCAACTGATGTTGGAACATTCACAGCTTTACCGCATCCATTGATTATGAAGACGGATTGCCCGTTCTCTATGGGAATCGCTGTTCTAGATAAGCCGATTCAATGGGGTGAACGTGAAGTGAGTTTAGTCATTTTACCACTACCAAACTCAAACAATCATTTAGAGTATGAACGAGTATTCGGTATTTTACAGAAGATCATTGTTAATGAAGATAATTTAGCTCAGTTAAAGCGTTTACAAGTACCAACTGATTTTATGAAATTAATTTTATAATGGAAATGAGGCGAATTATAAATGGAGATTTCTGAAGTATTAAGTCAAGATAATATTCAACTTGATTTACAGGGGGCAGGTAAGGATGATGTAATACGATCATTGGCTACATTACTCTATCAAAATGGTAGTATTAGTGATTTAGAGGGATATATTAAGGATGTTTGGAAAAGAGAAAAAGAGATTTCAACCGCTGTGGGTAATGGTATTGCGATACCTCATGCAAAGAGTAAGTATGTTAAGAAAACGGCAATTGCATTTGGTCGCTCATTAAGTGGCATTCAATATGGTGAAGAAAAATGTCAATTATTTTTCTTGATTGCTGCCGGTGAAAATGCGTCAAATGAGCATTTAAAGGCACTGTCAAAATTATCTGGTTTTTTGATGGACGATATCTTTCGTGCACATTTAATATTAGCACAAAGCAATGCTGAAGTTCTTGATTTAGTTAATGAAAAAGAAGTAGATGAAAAAACTGATTCATCTGATGTAATTGCAAAGCCAAATGATAGCCAAAACTTTATAGTTGGTGTGACAGCGTGTACAGCCGGGATAGCCCATACTTATATGTCCGCCAAAGCTCTAGAGGATGCTGGTGAAAAACTTGGTATTAAAGTTAAGATTGAAACAGAAGGATCTAGCGGTACCGAAAATGAATTGACAAGTGATGAAATTAAACAAGCAAGTGGTGTTGTAATTGCCGCTGATCGCACGATTGATATGTCACGCTTTAGTGGAAAGCGTGTGTTACAAACTTCGACTAAAGCCGGTATTAATGATGCTGAAAACTTAATTAGAACTGCAAATTCAGCACCAATTTATCAAGGTAATGATGGTGATAATGCAATAATTGAGCAGCAAACCAGTGCAAAATCTATTGGTTTTGGTATCTATAAACATCTTATGAATGGTGTTTCGTTTATGCTACCTTTTGTGGTTGCCGGTGGTATTTTGATTGCAATATCGTTTATGTTTGGTACCGGTTCTGCAGATCCTAAAAGTGCAGATTATAATGCACTAGCTGCTTTTTTAAATATGGTTGGTAGCAAAGCCGCATTTGGATTGATGGTACCTATATTTGCTGGTTATGTTGCATATAGTATTGCTGATCGTCCTGGGTTGGCACCTGGTGCAATTAGTGGTATGGTTGCATATTTAGGTGGTTCAGGTTTCTTAGGTGGGGTAGTTGCTGGATTTTTAGCAGGCTACATCATTTTAGGCCTGAAAAAAGTATTCAGTAAATTACCACAATCTCTGCAAGGATTGAATCCGGTACTATTATATCCAGTTTTTGGTACATTGTTTACAACATTAATTATCCAATATTCAATTAATGGTCCGGTTAGTGGGTTCAATAAGGTATTAACTGCTTGGTTAAGTCATATGGGTGGTACTAATGCTGTATTAGTCGGCTTTATTCTGGGTGGTTTATTAGTGAGTGATATGGGTGGTCCGTTAAATAAGATAACGTATGCGTTTGGTATTCAAATGTTAACTACAGGAGTAAACGCGCCAATGGCAGCAATTATGTGTGGGGGGATGATCCCGCCAATTGCACTAGGACTTGCAACCACAATTTTTAGAAATAAATTCACGTCTCAAGAACGTGAAACGGGTAAAGTTGCATATGTTTTAGGTGCTTGCTTTATTACTGAAGGCGTTATCCCATTTGCCGGTGCAGATCCATTAAGAGTTATTCCAGCAAACATAGTGGGTGCAGGAGTTGGCGGTGCATTATCGATGGCCTTTGGAATCACACTTTCAGCCCCACATGGTGGTATCTTTGTCATTCCAATTGCCATCAATAAACCATTATTATATCTTGGATGTATTTTTGCTGGCGCAGCAGTTGAATGTTTGATTGTTGGTTTGACTAAGAAAAGTGTAGCAACTGATGAAGTTAAAGATACAAAATCAGATGCAGTTTCATTATTTTAGATAATCGAAAGGAAGTACTAGTTATGGTATTAGTTTCAGCAAAGGTATTGGTTGATAAAGCTTATCAGAATCATTTTGCAGTAGGTGCTTTTAATGTTGGCAATAGTGAATTTGTTAAAAATATTCTCGCTGTTGCTGAAGATTTAAAATCACCAGTTATTATGCAGATTCACCCATATGAGTATGATTTGATGGGGAGTGATATTGTTAAATATGTACGCGAGGCCGCTATGACTGCCAATGTCCCAGTGGCGATCCATTTAGATCATGGTCGTGATATCAATGATGTTATGCGAGCTTTGCGCGATCAAATGAATTCCGTTATGATTGATACTTCAGGCTTGCCATTTGCCGAAAATTTAGCAACGACTAAGCAGGTCGTTGATTTGGCACATCGAATTGGTGTCGCTGTTGAGGCTGAACTTGGTAGTATTGGTAATCGTAATGCAACAGCTGATAATAATATGGGTCGTGTTTATACTGATCCAAAAAGTGCAAAAGAATTTGTTGATCAAACGGGAGTTGATGATTTAGCAGTTGCCATTGGTACCGTTCATGGACCATATCCGAGTGGTGATAATGACATTAAAATTGACCGGCTTGATGCGCTAAATGAGGTATTACACATGCCTTTAGTACTACATGGTGGTTCTAATAATCCTAATAATAAAATTAAGGAAGCAATCGCGCACGGGATAGCCAAGGTTAATATTTCAACTGATATTAAGATGCCATATTATCATGCAATTAAAGATACTGTTTTAGCAAAACCAGATCAGTATGAGCCTTGGATCATGACACCAGCAGCCGATGAGGTGCAGAAACAAGTTTTACGTGATAAGATGTTGCTTTTTGGCAGTGATGATAAGGCTAAATTGTATTTTAACGATCCAGAAACATTGAAGCCATTATATCCGTATGATAGCGATATTGTGGATGAAATTATTTATGATCAACAGACTGATGAAACATTAGTTGCTCGGTAATATATCAGTGAAAGCTTAAGAAAAAAGTATGAAATTAAAAGGATGAATGTATAAGAGCAAGCGTAAGCAAATTTTTTACTTACGCTTTTTTGTGTTTTCTTGTTAAAAAAAGTGTATTAATAATGATATGATGGAATATACTAAAGCTAAGTAAAGAGAGAAGGCAAACCTTATTTATAAGATAAAGGGTGTGTCTTATCGTGTAATGTGAATATGAGAAAAGCTTTATCATACATCTCATATATTTATGAGGAGCAGCGATATGATTACTAATTCAAAAAAACGAGTTAAGCGCGAAAATCAATTGCGTATAATCAAATTATTACAATGTAAAAAAAAGATGTCCCGTAAGCAAATTGCAAGTATGTTACAGCTGACACCAGCAAGTATAACTCAACTGACTAGTGATATGATCGAAGCTGGTATTTTACAGGAAGTTGGAACAATTGAGGGGCGAAAAACAACTTCTGGTCCCAGAGAGATTCTATTGAATATTAATGAGAATTATAAATATTTATTAGGAATTGATATTGAGATAGATAATGTCTCTTTAGGGCTTGTTACTTTGGCCGGACGATCA
This is a stretch of genomic DNA from Loigolactobacillus coryniformis subsp. coryniformis KCTC 3167 = DSM 20001. It encodes these proteins:
- a CDS encoding BglG family transcription antiterminator, which encodes MLANIGSIKKLCSYIYRELKRNNIKCDVKLLRSVLTYLVISVYRNEHDHFLNNTVTSTMNINKSVYVLAEALFHQTVSLISENTLVVTKKIENFYWFLISQEFSSTIGQQYYSINSEILDWVKEALSQTNKIHQIDFTNDQKLLTDLALHISRDILPLKFNFFIENSYLHHIKTDYVVAYQYAVTFTECLKQGAEITLPENEIGYLALHFAAYIERHKQRDIDVAIIYGAHAVSAKLLAHRIEELFSNLNVKRIVHISNIKKVQDIDFIIASDRIVVETEIPFVLVNDLLTKNDVKKINLQINQLVLSNVLKNSVLVHGQFSNKTEVIKQLLVQLKQPEMLDNVMERERLSSTDVGTFTALPHPLIMKTDCPFSMGIAVLDKPIQWGEREVSLVILPLPNSNNHLEYERVFGILQKIIVNEDNLAQLKRLQVPTDFMKLIL
- a CDS encoding ketose-bisphosphate aldolase; its protein translation is MVLVSAKVLVDKAYQNHFAVGAFNVGNSEFVKNILAVAEDLKSPVIMQIHPYEYDLMGSDIVKYVREAAMTANVPVAIHLDHGRDINDVMRALRDQMNSVMIDTSGLPFAENLATTKQVVDLAHRIGVAVEAELGSIGNRNATADNNMGRVYTDPKSAKEFVDQTGVDDLAVAIGTVHGPYPSGDNDIKIDRLDALNEVLHMPLVLHGGSNNPNNKIKEAIAHGIAKVNISTDIKMPYYHAIKDTVLAKPDQYEPWIMTPAADEVQKQVLRDKMLLFGSDDKAKLYFNDPETLKPLYPYDSDIVDEIIYDQQTDETLVAR
- a CDS encoding PTS fructose transporter subunit IIABC, translated to MEISEVLSQDNIQLDLQGAGKDDVIRSLATLLYQNGSISDLEGYIKDVWKREKEISTAVGNGIAIPHAKSKYVKKTAIAFGRSLSGIQYGEEKCQLFFLIAAGENASNEHLKALSKLSGFLMDDIFRAHLILAQSNAEVLDLVNEKEVDEKTDSSDVIAKPNDSQNFIVGVTACTAGIAHTYMSAKALEDAGEKLGIKVKIETEGSSGTENELTSDEIKQASGVVIAADRTIDMSRFSGKRVLQTSTKAGINDAENLIRTANSAPIYQGNDGDNAIIEQQTSAKSIGFGIYKHLMNGVSFMLPFVVAGGILIAISFMFGTGSADPKSADYNALAAFLNMVGSKAAFGLMVPIFAGYVAYSIADRPGLAPGAISGMVAYLGGSGFLGGVVAGFLAGYIILGLKKVFSKLPQSLQGLNPVLLYPVFGTLFTTLIIQYSINGPVSGFNKVLTAWLSHMGGTNAVLVGFILGGLLVSDMGGPLNKITYAFGIQMLTTGVNAPMAAIMCGGMIPPIALGLATTIFRNKFTSQERETGKVAYVLGACFITEGVIPFAGADPLRVIPANIVGAGVGGALSMAFGITLSAPHGGIFVIPIAINKPLLYLGCIFAGAAVECLIVGLTKKSVATDEVKDTKSDAVSLF